Proteins found in one Vallitalea guaymasensis genomic segment:
- a CDS encoding DHHW family protein, whose product MNRKSSITIIAMFIVFVVTINVLNLVTEDKHFSEAENRILAKKPSLTWKSIKNGRFTQRFEDYVTDQFIFRDFWVGLKSDSERLLLKQDNNDVFFGKDDYLLENFNKPKEEIIDRNIANINYYTSKLKDMKTYVLFPPTSIKVNESRLPPFATPYDELLTINKMKNNLLNVDFVDVYQALKYKNDQYLYFRTDHHWTMRGAYYAYEVLGKEMGITPIPMNEFDTKIVTEEFYGTLYSKANNYHIKPDYIEVFTPANKTDVQVDYVSENKSSNSLYEEKHLDTKDKYSYFLDGNHPIVTIKSDVSNGRKLMIFKNSYAHCLIPFLVNHYEEIHILDLRFYKMNVYDYISENNITETLFLYDILNFSKDTSLNILNIK is encoded by the coding sequence GTGAATAGAAAATCAAGTATAACTATTATAGCAATGTTTATTGTATTTGTAGTGACAATCAATGTATTGAATCTTGTTACAGAAGATAAACATTTCTCAGAAGCTGAAAACAGAATACTTGCTAAAAAGCCTTCTTTAACATGGAAATCAATTAAAAATGGTCGATTTACTCAAAGATTTGAAGACTATGTTACTGACCAATTCATATTCAGGGATTTCTGGGTGGGATTGAAATCAGATAGTGAAAGGCTGCTTTTGAAGCAAGACAATAATGATGTTTTCTTTGGTAAGGATGATTATCTGTTAGAGAATTTTAATAAACCCAAAGAAGAGATTATAGATAGAAATATCGCTAATATTAATTATTATACAAGTAAATTGAAAGACATGAAAACATATGTATTATTTCCACCAACCTCTATTAAAGTAAATGAAAGTAGATTACCGCCATTTGCTACACCATATGATGAACTATTGACTATCAATAAAATGAAGAACAATCTGTTGAATGTAGATTTTGTAGATGTATATCAAGCACTAAAATATAAAAATGACCAGTATCTATATTTTAGGACTGATCATCATTGGACTATGAGAGGTGCTTATTATGCTTATGAAGTATTAGGGAAAGAGATGGGCATAACACCTATTCCTATGAATGAATTTGATACTAAGATTGTAACGGAAGAATTCTATGGAACATTATATTCTAAGGCTAACAACTATCATATTAAGCCTGATTATATAGAAGTTTTTACACCTGCCAATAAAACGGATGTTCAAGTTGATTATGTAAGTGAGAATAAATCTTCTAATTCTTTATATGAAGAGAAACATTTGGATACTAAAGATAAATATTCATATTTTCTGGATGGTAACCATCCTATAGTTACTATAAAATCAGATGTATCCAATGGTAGAAAGCTTATGATATTCAAGAATTCCTATGCACATTGTTTAATACCTTTCTTGGTAAATCATTATGAAGAGATTCATATTTTGGATCTAAGATTTTATAAAATGAATGTATATGATTACATCAGTGAAAACAATATAACTGAAACACTATTTCTGTACGATATATTGAATTTTTCTAAAGACACCAGTCTAAATATCTTAAACATAAAATAA
- a CDS encoding MBOAT family O-acyltransferase, translated as MVFSSLVFLFIFLPITLLLYFLAPRKIRNIILLVVSLVFYAWGEPIYILLMIFSSIVDYTHGMLIEKYREQDKKAKLVVLSSVIINLSLLGFFKYADFMILNINNIFGTTLSELNLPLPIGISFYTFQTMSYTIDVYRRQAPVQKNPIALATYVTLFPQLIAGPIVRYQTIADQINNRKETVDKFAIGLERFILGLGKKVLLANNIGLLWSQIQNTGFDNLTILTAWLGIIAFGFQIYFDFSGYSDMAIGLGKMFGFDFLENFNYPYISTSITEFWRRWHISLGSWFRDYVYIPIGGNRVSKLKVYRNLFVVWFLTGLWHGASWNFVLWGLYFGLIIAVEKAFLLKFINRLWKPIRHVYALLLILIGWVLFSFDNLTDGIEYLKIMFGFSSVPIMNNQFVYYLYTNLILIIILIILSTPIIKKKYEMQVKGHVNSKLQTIVVPSILFLILFISTAYLVDSTYNPFLYFRF; from the coding sequence ATGGTATTCAGCAGTTTAGTATTTTTATTTATATTTTTACCAATAACTTTATTATTGTATTTTTTGGCTCCTAGAAAAATCAGAAATATTATTTTACTAGTAGTGAGTCTTGTATTCTATGCTTGGGGTGAACCTATCTACATTTTACTGATGATATTTTCATCCATAGTGGATTATACTCATGGCATGTTGATTGAGAAGTATAGAGAACAGGATAAGAAAGCAAAATTAGTAGTTCTATCCTCTGTAATTATCAATTTGAGTTTACTAGGGTTTTTTAAATATGCTGATTTTATGATACTGAATATAAATAATATATTTGGTACTACTCTTAGTGAATTGAATCTCCCTCTTCCTATAGGCATTTCTTTTTATACATTCCAGACAATGTCATATACTATAGATGTTTATCGTAGACAAGCTCCTGTGCAGAAGAATCCTATAGCACTTGCAACTTATGTTACATTATTTCCACAGCTTATAGCAGGACCTATTGTAAGGTATCAAACAATTGCGGATCAGATTAATAATCGTAAAGAAACTGTAGATAAGTTTGCAATAGGGTTGGAACGTTTTATATTAGGTCTAGGAAAAAAAGTTCTATTAGCCAATAACATCGGCTTATTGTGGAGCCAAATCCAGAATACTGGTTTTGATAATTTGACTATCTTGACTGCTTGGCTTGGCATAATTGCTTTTGGATTCCAGATATATTTTGATTTCAGTGGGTACTCAGATATGGCAATTGGACTAGGTAAGATGTTTGGTTTTGATTTCCTGGAGAACTTTAATTATCCATATATATCAACTAGTATCACTGAATTCTGGAGAAGGTGGCATATATCTCTAGGCAGTTGGTTCAGGGATTATGTATATATACCTATTGGTGGCAATAGGGTAAGTAAATTGAAAGTATACAGGAATCTATTTGTTGTTTGGTTTTTGACAGGTCTATGGCATGGAGCCAGTTGGAATTTTGTACTATGGGGATTATATTTTGGTCTGATAATTGCTGTAGAAAAAGCATTCCTATTAAAGTTTATCAATAGATTATGGAAGCCTATAAGACATGTATATGCCTTGCTGTTAATATTAATCGGATGGGTTCTATTTTCCTTTGATAATTTGACTGACGGTATAGAATATTTGAAGATAATGTTTGGTTTTAGTAGTGTTCCTATAATGAATAATCAATTTGTATATTATTTGTATACTAATCTGATATTAATTATTATACTAATTATTTTATCTACACCTATCATTAAAAAGAAATATGAAATGCAAGTCAAAGGGCATGTTAATTCAAAATTGCAGACTATAGTAGTACCAAGTATATTATTTTTAATACTTTTCATATCAACTGCTTACTTAGTGGATTCAACATACAATCCATTTTTATACTTTAGATTTTGA
- a CDS encoding DUF4358 domain-containing protein has product MKKIIAIITIIMAMSVVFVGCSKDEGKDNGSNIENPDSGDNNGDGDKEEEEVNVSIDDIAAAIKEQIKNDMIEQGMSEEDFTEEGVIPGYVDGDLKAEEENPMVALDINKDDIEEGRLIAPMINLNSNHIIILKAADDSKVSDLQAVLESVKESQVGVWEQYLPDQYEKVKNNIIKTNGKYLLYVTYDNPEKIEEIFDNLLK; this is encoded by the coding sequence ATGAAGAAGATAATAGCGATAATAACAATAATAATGGCAATGTCAGTAGTATTTGTAGGATGTAGTAAGGATGAGGGCAAAGATAACGGAAGCAATATTGAAAATCCTGATTCAGGAGATAACAATGGTGATGGTGATAAAGAGGAAGAAGAAGTTAATGTTTCTATAGATGATATTGCTGCTGCAATAAAAGAACAGATAAAGAATGATATGATTGAACAAGGTATGTCAGAAGAAGATTTCACTGAAGAAGGTGTAATACCTGGATATGTTGATGGAGATCTTAAGGCAGAAGAAGAAAATCCTATGGTAGCTCTTGATATTAATAAAGATGATATAGAAGAAGGTAGATTAATTGCACCAATGATTAATCTTAATTCTAATCATATAATTATTTTAAAGGCAGCAGATGATTCAAAAGTAAGTGATTTACAAGCAGTACTAGAATCAGTAAAAGAATCTCAAGTAGGTGTATGGGAACAATACTTACCTGATCAATATGAAAAAGTTAAAAATAATATTATCAAAACTAATGGCAAATACTTATTATATGTAACATATGATAATCCAGAAAAAATAGAAGAAATTTTTGATAACTTATTAAAATAA
- a CDS encoding copper amine oxidase N-terminal domain-containing protein has translation MKYKKNYVALALAGVLTLGTGLTAQAMTDQKIICYNNEVTLEKPVLINTNIGVEGLSYQKDGFLMLPLRLTCERLGYELKWNGKTRSIDISKGNIWTSISIGKDSYFKGKVAPFPLGMAPEIVNDSTYVPVEFFEEIFNQDAFDIFERNKVDGNVSNILETKNGHMITVKYGENSIIFLVNKDTKIVDPSTEEEVKVEDIKEGDRLVVLHDSKMTRSLPPQTYAFKINVMKTDQAEENKVNGKVSGIKETKNGHMITVDYDKGNIIFNVDKDTKITDQLTKKELTVKDIEEGDALVVIHDSKMTMSIPPQTYAYTISVLRANKVEGEVSEIKETKNGHMITVGYGKDQTIIFHINEETKITDQASGKKASIKDISKGDKLLVKHSHIMTASLPPQTTAFEIEICSSDNTK, from the coding sequence ATGAAATACAAAAAAAATTATGTTGCATTGGCTTTGGCAGGAGTATTGACACTAGGAACAGGGTTGACTGCACAAGCTATGACAGACCAAAAAATAATTTGCTATAATAATGAGGTGACACTTGAAAAACCTGTTCTAATTAATACTAATATAGGAGTAGAAGGTTTATCCTATCAAAAAGATGGATTTCTAATGTTACCACTTAGACTAACATGTGAAAGATTAGGCTATGAATTAAAATGGAATGGAAAGACACGTTCTATAGATATCTCAAAAGGTAATATATGGACATCTATATCAATAGGTAAAGATTCATATTTCAAAGGCAAAGTAGCTCCGTTTCCACTAGGCATGGCTCCTGAAATAGTAAATGATTCAACTTATGTACCTGTGGAATTCTTTGAAGAAATATTCAACCAAGACGCTTTTGATATTTTTGAAAGAAATAAAGTAGATGGTAATGTGAGCAACATTCTAGAAACAAAAAATGGTCATATGATTACAGTTAAATATGGAGAAAACAGTATAATATTCCTTGTTAACAAAGATACAAAAATCGTTGACCCATCAACTGAAGAAGAAGTAAAAGTTGAAGATATAAAAGAAGGAGACAGATTAGTTGTTTTACATGATTCAAAAATGACTAGGTCCTTACCTCCTCAAACATATGCTTTTAAAATCAATGTAATGAAAACTGATCAAGCAGAAGAAAATAAAGTCAATGGAAAAGTATCTGGAATCAAAGAGACCAAAAATGGTCATATGATTACTGTGGATTATGATAAAGGCAATATAATATTTAATGTTGACAAAGATACAAAGATTACAGATCAATTAACTAAAAAAGAATTGACTGTTAAGGATATTGAAGAAGGTGACGCATTAGTTGTTATCCATGACTCTAAAATGACTATGTCTATACCTCCTCAAACATATGCTTATACTATAAGCGTTTTAAGGGCGAATAAAGTTGAAGGAGAAGTATCAGAAATAAAAGAAACTAAAAATGGTCATATGATTACTGTAGGATATGGAAAAGATCAAACTATCATCTTCCATATAAACGAAGAAACAAAAATAACTGATCAAGCATCTGGAAAAAAAGCAAGTATTAAAGATATATCTAAAGGAGATAAATTGCTTGTAAAACATAGTCATATCATGACAGCATCATTACCTCCTCAAACAACTGCTTTTGAAATTGAAATATGTTCATCAGATAATACTAAATAA
- the sigH gene encoding RNA polymerase sporulation sigma factor SigH, whose product MDYATWYDDSYVTYSDEQLVELVRDGDNEALDYLMNKYKILVEKKAKSYFLIGASRDDIIQEGMIGLFKAIRDFKEEKTASFYSFADLCVTRQIISAVKASTRQKHLPLNSYISLNKPSYEEENDKTTLIDKMPSRKIINPEDLLIGQENLSIIEHELNERLSKLEKEVLQSYIYGKSYVEIAGNLKRPVKSIDNALQRIKKKVELILVEKGV is encoded by the coding sequence TTGGATTATGCTACTTGGTACGACGATTCATATGTTACGTATTCAGATGAACAACTTGTGGAATTAGTGAGAGATGGGGATAATGAAGCACTTGATTATTTAATGAACAAGTACAAGATATTAGTTGAAAAAAAAGCTAAATCATATTTTTTGATAGGTGCTAGTAGAGATGATATTATTCAAGAAGGCATGATTGGACTCTTTAAAGCAATTCGTGATTTTAAAGAAGAAAAAACTGCGTCCTTTTATTCTTTTGCAGATTTATGCGTAACAAGACAGATTATATCAGCTGTAAAAGCATCAACAAGACAGAAACATCTTCCATTGAATTCATATATATCATTGAATAAACCTTCTTATGAAGAAGAGAATGATAAAACGACTTTAATAGATAAGATGCCTTCTAGAAAAATAATCAATCCAGAAGATTTATTGATAGGTCAAGAGAATCTAAGCATTATTGAGCATGAACTCAATGAGAGACTTAGTAAGCTGGAAAAAGAAGTTTTACAAAGTTATATATATGGAAAAAGTTATGTTGAGATTGCTGGGAATCTAAAAAGACCAGTAAAATCAATAGATAATGCATTGCAGAGAATCAAGAAAAAAGTTGAACTTATTTTAGTTGAAAAGGGAGTATAA
- a CDS encoding NYN domain-containing protein, which produces MTREFLLVDGYNIIYAWDKLKKAVEEESLEIARKKLLDIMSNYQGYKKIEVIVVFDAHRVKGTRNIEKYNNIDVVFTKEVETADHYIEKVAHSIGRDYRVRVATSDGLEQTIILGKGASRISARELHNEVNMIESDIRKNFIEKVQIDNNRLEGHLDPKVLEWMEKMRRK; this is translated from the coding sequence TTGACACGAGAATTTCTATTAGTAGATGGTTACAATATTATTTATGCTTGGGACAAGCTAAAAAAAGCAGTAGAAGAAGAAAGCTTAGAAATTGCCAGAAAAAAATTACTGGATATAATGTCCAATTATCAGGGATATAAAAAAATTGAAGTCATAGTTGTATTTGACGCACATAGAGTAAAAGGAACTAGGAATATAGAGAAATATAATAATATAGATGTAGTATTTACAAAGGAAGTTGAGACAGCGGATCATTATATTGAAAAAGTTGCTCATTCAATAGGCAGAGATTATCGAGTAAGAGTTGCTACATCAGATGGTCTCGAACAAACTATAATACTAGGAAAAGGTGCAAGTCGTATATCAGCTAGGGAATTACATAATGAAGTTAATATGATAGAAAGTGATATTCGTAAGAATTTCATTGAAAAAGTTCAAATTGATAATAATCGTTTAGAAGGTCACCTAGACCCTAAAGTTTTAGAGTGGATGGAAAAGATGCGTAGAAAATGA
- a CDS encoding discoidin domain-containing protein — protein MDKLKKLYKLNGVVLVSIIFLTVIFMSNNAFAVENNDVAQGKTATADSWQPISGRTADKGNDGDESTRWSASDGKWGHWWKVDLGASHTLDGCSVKWEFNKVYKYKIEVSPDDINWLMVADETNNTISKQIQTNDFNIDNIRYVRITITETENGCWASFYDFKVFGTKKFSEPIEPTPYSNVNSNRSILNFNTNWLYSNQDNENYKSITCDELRFTDVCLPHCNKLLNKHFDLDISQVQFISWYRRHFNVPEEYRGRRVLIEFQGVSTVAEVYVNGSFVGEHKGAYTSFTYDITDYIDYGNVDNVIAVRVDSTERKDIPPEGLIDVDFFLFGGIYRDVNMIITDPVYVDWTFLRTVPLEDDSIMVAATTKVNNKSMVPKQCKVISDIVDADNNIVAIGESSHTIEAGSTHEFNNFTTRILEPDLWHPDDPNLYKVYTRVLINDTDYVDKYITDTGLRWINFNKNDGKFYINGEYMKLRGTNRHETFPYIGRAAANRLQARDADIIKYEMGCNIVRCSHYPQDPEFLERCDEIGLLVLEETPGWFNIGLSSWKDIVLDNIEEMIIRDRNHPSIIAWAVRINESIDDNSFYKNTNAKARSLDPTRPTTGSRFVANYLSAFYEDLFGYNDFTEGIKEPRVLPWLVTEYEGHKFPVKSFDNEDRLLENLLRHAKVQNEAQIRENVSGALGWCAFDYNTPLADSYSNNNIRYHGAFDMFRMPKHVAYFYLSQQSREHYGPVVYIANYWKENSPSTVTVASNCDKVELFVNGISQGIKQPNLYTSLNHPLFEFKDIDYVGGEIRAEGRINGEVVASHVRHTPGQPVKLLLKADDYTLTADGSDMTRITVTALDEYNQIVPLSNNSVEFQVTGAGTFLGESPFILEDGKGGFFVKTILNETGTITCKATSDGLIESNISISVVDMTEPVVPITENGNGVIPEEGENIAFNRFVSSDSEQSGNRVYYINDDSFDTRWCANDWDANHWCTIDLGDTYSIQGTEVTWEKSDTVYKYKVEVSSDKNNWITVVDKTDNNISDQIQKDDFVSNDVRYVRITITGLEKNAWASIRDFKVFK, from the coding sequence ATGGATAAGTTGAAGAAGCTTTATAAACTTAATGGAGTAGTCTTAGTATCTATAATCTTTTTGACAGTTATTTTCATGTCAAATAACGCATTTGCAGTTGAGAACAATGATGTAGCTCAAGGTAAAACAGCTACAGCAGATAGCTGGCAGCCCATATCAGGAAGAACAGCAGACAAAGGCAATGACGGTGACGAGTCCACTCGCTGGAGTGCCAGTGATGGGAAATGGGGACACTGGTGGAAGGTAGACTTGGGTGCAAGTCATACCCTTGATGGATGCAGTGTCAAATGGGAATTCAATAAAGTCTATAAATACAAGATAGAAGTATCACCTGATGATATTAATTGGTTGATGGTAGCAGATGAAACCAACAATACTATTTCTAAGCAAATTCAAACTAATGATTTTAATATTGATAATATAAGATATGTACGAATAACTATTACTGAAACTGAAAATGGTTGTTGGGCAAGTTTTTATGACTTCAAGGTTTTTGGTACTAAAAAGTTCTCAGAGCCTATAGAACCAACACCATATTCTAATGTAAATTCTAATCGCTCTATTCTCAATTTCAATACAAATTGGTTATATTCCAATCAAGATAATGAAAACTATAAATCCATTACTTGCGATGAATTAAGATTTACCGATGTTTGTCTACCTCATTGTAATAAATTGCTTAATAAACACTTTGATCTAGACATATCACAGGTCCAATTTATTTCTTGGTACAGAAGACATTTTAATGTACCAGAAGAATATAGGGGACGAAGGGTTCTAATAGAATTCCAAGGAGTATCAACAGTAGCTGAAGTCTATGTTAACGGAAGCTTTGTGGGTGAACACAAAGGTGCTTATACTTCTTTTACATATGATATAACAGATTATATTGATTATGGTAATGTGGATAATGTAATTGCTGTAAGAGTAGATTCTACAGAGAGAAAGGATATACCACCAGAAGGACTTATTGATGTGGATTTTTTCTTGTTCGGTGGGATTTATCGTGATGTCAATATGATTATTACAGATCCAGTATATGTTGATTGGACATTTCTTCGAACAGTACCTTTAGAAGATGACAGTATTATGGTTGCAGCAACCACCAAGGTCAATAATAAAAGTATGGTTCCAAAACAATGTAAAGTCATTTCCGATATAGTAGATGCAGATAATAATATAGTAGCTATAGGGGAAAGCAGTCACACAATAGAGGCTGGTTCAACCCATGAATTCAATAATTTTACTACAAGAATCCTAGAACCTGATTTATGGCATCCTGATGACCCTAATCTATATAAGGTATATACTAGGGTTTTGATTAATGATACGGATTATGTAGATAAATATATAACTGATACAGGACTTAGGTGGATAAATTTCAACAAGAATGATGGAAAGTTTTATATTAATGGAGAATATATGAAACTAAGAGGTACTAATAGACACGAGACTTTTCCATATATAGGAAGAGCTGCAGCTAATAGACTTCAAGCTAGAGATGCGGATATCATAAAATATGAAATGGGATGTAATATCGTTAGATGTTCTCATTATCCACAGGACCCTGAATTTTTGGAAAGATGTGATGAAATAGGTCTATTAGTTTTGGAGGAGACTCCAGGCTGGTTCAATATAGGATTATCCAGTTGGAAAGATATTGTTCTTGACAATATTGAAGAGATGATAATAAGGGATAGAAATCATCCAAGTATTATTGCTTGGGCAGTGAGGATTAATGAATCTATTGATGACAATAGTTTTTACAAGAATACTAATGCAAAAGCTCGATCACTAGATCCTACAAGACCAACAACTGGCTCTCGATTCGTTGCTAATTATCTTAGTGCTTTTTATGAAGATTTATTTGGGTATAATGATTTTACAGAAGGGATAAAAGAACCTAGAGTATTACCTTGGCTGGTTACCGAATATGAAGGACACAAGTTTCCAGTTAAGTCTTTTGATAACGAAGACAGATTGTTAGAGAATCTATTAAGACATGCTAAGGTACAGAATGAAGCTCAAATTAGAGAAAATGTATCAGGTGCTTTGGGATGGTGTGCATTTGATTATAATACACCTCTTGCAGATTCCTATAGCAATAATAATATTAGATATCATGGTGCCTTTGACATGTTTAGGATGCCTAAGCATGTAGCCTATTTTTATCTATCTCAGCAGAGTAGAGAACATTATGGTCCTGTAGTATATATAGCTAACTATTGGAAAGAAAATTCACCATCAACAGTAACTGTAGCCAGTAATTGTGATAAAGTAGAATTGTTTGTCAATGGTATTTCCCAGGGAATTAAGCAACCAAATCTATATACCAGCTTGAACCATCCCCTTTTTGAATTTAAGGATATAGACTACGTTGGAGGTGAAATAAGAGCAGAGGGACGAATCAATGGAGAAGTAGTTGCTAGTCATGTTAGACATACTCCAGGTCAACCTGTAAAATTATTATTGAAGGCTGATGATTATACCTTGACAGCAGATGGCAGTGATATGACAAGGATTACAGTTACTGCACTGGATGAATATAATCAAATAGTACCTTTATCTAATAATTCAGTAGAGTTTCAGGTGACAGGAGCAGGAACTTTTCTCGGTGAATCACCTTTTATATTGGAAGATGGCAAAGGGGGATTCTTCGTTAAGACTATTTTAAATGAAACTGGTACAATAACCTGTAAAGCAACTTCTGATGGACTGATAGAATCAAATATAAGTATTTCCGTTGTAGATATGACAGAGCCTGTAGTACCAATAACAGAGAATGGTAATGGGGTTATACCTGAAGAAGGGGAAAATATAGCCTTTAATAGATTTGTCTCTTCTGATAGCGAGCAGTCAGGTAATAGAGTTTATTATATAAATGATGATAGCTTTGACACAAGATGGTGTGCTAATGATTGGGATGCTAATCATTGGTGTACAATTGATTTAGGAGATACCTATAGTATTCAGGGAACAGAGGTAACTTGGGAAAAAAGTGATACTGTTTATAAATATAAGGTTGAAGTATCATCAGATAAGAATAATTGGATTACTGTAGTTGATAAAACAGATAATAACATTAGTGATCAAATACAGAAAGATGATTTTGTAAGTAACGATGTACGTTATGTGAGAATTACTATAACTGGTCTAGAAAAAAATGCTTGGGCCAGTATAAGGGATTTTAAAGTTTTCAAATGA
- the rlmB gene encoding 23S rRNA (guanosine(2251)-2'-O)-methyltransferase RlmB: protein MDNTELILEGRNAVTEALKADRSIDKIFIIDGKHDGPIKKIVSEARKKNIIVNFVSKDKLNDISVTKKHQGVIAYAAAYDYVDVKDMIKYANDKGEAPFILILDSIEDPHNLGAILRTANIAGVHGVIIPKRRAVGLTATVAKTSAGAIEHTRVARVTNVARTIDDLKKEGFWIACADMDGELMYNVDLKGSLAIVIGNEGEGVSRNVKEKCDFIVKVPMKGEITSLNASVAAGILTYEALRQRDYN, encoded by the coding sequence ATGGATAATACGGAATTGATTCTAGAAGGAAGAAATGCTGTAACAGAAGCATTAAAAGCTGATAGAAGTATAGATAAGATTTTTATTATAGATGGTAAGCATGATGGACCAATCAAAAAGATTGTCTCTGAGGCTAGAAAAAAGAACATAATCGTAAATTTTGTAAGTAAAGATAAATTAAATGATATTTCGGTAACTAAAAAGCACCAAGGAGTCATAGCTTATGCCGCAGCATATGATTATGTAGATGTAAAAGATATGATAAAATATGCTAACGACAAAGGTGAAGCACCTTTTATATTGATTCTTGATAGCATTGAAGATCCCCATAATCTAGGAGCTATACTAAGAACTGCTAATATTGCGGGAGTTCATGGGGTGATAATACCTAAGAGAAGAGCGGTAGGATTGACAGCTACTGTTGCTAAAACATCAGCTGGTGCTATTGAGCATACGAGGGTAGCTAGAGTAACCAATGTAGCTAGAACCATTGATGATCTAAAGAAAGAGGGTTTCTGGATAGCTTGTGCTGATATGGATGGAGAACTTATGTATAATGTTGATTTGAAGGGTTCTCTTGCCATAGTAATTGGTAACGAAGGCGAAGGAGTATCTAGGAATGTAAAAGAAAAATGTGATTTTATAGTTAAGGTACCAATGAAAGGTGAGATAACTTCTCTTAATGCTTCAGTGGCAGCAGGAATACTAACTTATGAAGCCCTAAGGCAAAGAGATTATAACTAG